The sequence below is a genomic window from Equus caballus isolate H_3958 breed thoroughbred chromosome 11, TB-T2T, whole genome shotgun sequence.
CGCCTGGATAGAAGGAAGTGGGCAAAGTCAATGAGGGCTGGAGGTGAAGCACGAGAAGAGGCAATaagacaaatgaagaaacaagaaagagagcTGTCGAGTGGCTCGACCACACGGGGCGGGGGGCGCGCGAGGATCAGTCTGTGACGCGCCAGACTGAGCGGCGCGCGGAAACCGTGCAGGAGTTTGGATTGATCCCCCAGACCACGGGGAAAGACACGATACTGCCCTAACTCCCAGGTCACCCCGGATCATGCCCAGGGAGGGCAGCCAAAAACCTCCAGGCGGGACCGGAGTGACTGCGTGCCCCCAGTTAGGGACCTCGGAATCGCGGTACCCGAATCCGCGAGAAGCGGCGGCTTTGGGCAGAACCATTCTCCGGAGGTGGAGAGGGGGCGGAAAACGCTACACTCGGAACCCAGCCCACGGAACCAGCTGGAACCTGCACTCGCCTCTTCTCCttgctcttctctttattttacgCTCTGCCCCGCCACTATTAGgtcgcctcccgcgcgcccccctGTCCCGGGCACCACTAGTTGCTCCTCGGCCGCCCCTCCCGCGCGTGGTAAGGCCCGGCGGGCGCGCGCTCCGGGCACAGGTTATAAAGGCTGGGCTGCGGCAGCCGACTGCGGACCAAGATGCGCCCGAAAGAGTGCGGGCAGAGCTGCGCCGGGGACCGGCCCGGACCCGGACCCGGGGATCCAGCAGCGGTCACCCCCGCACTGCCGCCCGCAGCCGGTCCCGCTCCAGAGCCCTCCGCCGAGCCTGGACCCGCTCCTGCGCAGGCACCGGCGGCTGAGCAAGGAGTGGGATCTGGATCCCCATCCGTCTCGGGACCCTCAGACGGAGTTCGCCCGGCCTCCGAGGCTGGATCAGAGGCAGGAGCCCAGCGCGGATCCGCATTCTCGGCCGTCCAGGGGAATGCCCAGTCCGTGCCCGGCAACTCGGATGTACCGTGGACCCGCTTCATATTTCAAGGACCCTTTGGTCCCCGGGCCACTGGCCTGGGGACTGGAAAGGCTGCGGACATCTGGAAGACGCCAGCTGCCTACATCGGCCGGCGGCCAGGGGTGTCGGGCCCCGAGCGCGCCGCCTTTATTCGGGAGCTGGAGGAAGGTAAACCGGGTCCTCGGGACCCCGGAGCGGGAAGGACTAGGACAGCTCCAGGGAAGAGAGGGCCCCGTCTGGTCCAGGCGCACTGCCCCCTCTTGACACTcagtcccaccctcccacccaccctcgCCATGTCACTGTCTGCGGTGCCAGTCCGGTCGCCTCTTCCCcgtctcctcctccccttctctcgcTCCCTGATTTCTGTGGGTGGGCCAGGTCCCGGGGCCTGCGCGCTTCCCCTCCCGGCTCTGCGCGCCTGTTGCTGCGGCAGATCTGAGCGCTCTCCGGGCCCCCTCCTCAGTCTACCGCAGTGCcaggaggggggcggggggctgcggGAGGGCGCTGCCCAGCGCGCTCTGAGCCTGCGCTGGCCCGCCGCGCCAGcggtggggaggtgggtgggcGGAGGGAGGGTTGCCAACCTCTAGGGGGCGGGGGTTAAGGTGGGCTTTCCCCCGAGCCTGGGAGTGGGCGGGGCCTCAGGCAGAATCAGCCGGTCctcttccctcccatcctctccTGGGTTTCGGGACATCTCTGGATTGAGTGTAGAGGCTCAGGTGCCCCCCTCTTCCAGTGCTGGAGAAGTCTCTTAACTCTTCTCCTCTGCGCGTGCAACAGGTGCAGGGTGGGTGACTGCGTCTGTTTTTATGACCCATGAGGCTTCCAGTGAGCTGGCCAGGCTGCCCTCCGGCTAACTGATGATGAGTCAGTCTGCAGCTGTACTTCCGCCCGCAGCCTCCATTCCCCTAGGTTCCAGGGACCCAGGCGTCCTGAGAGCCCGGCTCCACCTGAGCCGGGAAGACTGTGATCTCCTTAGTTTACCCAGGCCCCTCTAGAAATAAAATGAGTCCAGTTGACCCTGGGAGCAGGGAAAGGAGTGCTGAGTACTCGGTAGTATGGAGAGGATGTTGGGGGCAGGAAGGGAGCTCAGTCTTCTCCTCCCTTGTTGCTGACTCCTGCTGTTAGGGGAAAACAGGGGATAGGGCCGGAATCAATGGGGTGCCCGGGACCGTATGCCCCCTCTTTCCTGAACTGGCGGCCCTGCTTTCTCTTGCAGTGCTGTGTCCTGACCGACCCCCACCAGTCAAGAAGATCACTCCAGAAGATGTCAAAGTGATGTTAAATCTGCTGGAGGAGGTGTGTGCTGACTTCCCTCCCTGGGCCAGCCTGAGCCTGAGCCAGGCCCCTGTTTTAATTCTGTCCTGTAGGAGTAGGAGCCTTGTCTGTTTCCTGCCTGGCTGCCTCTTTGGGGGCCAAGCTGGGGGCCCCTCTTATGGAAGGCAGGTAGATGTGGGGTATCCAAGCTGGAAGAGCTCTTAGAGCCATCTGGTCTGATGTGTTCTTTTTCTggaaggggaaactgagtcaggcCCCACAGTGGGTTATGGCAGACTCTTGTCTAGTACCCTGGAGAGCTGGGGGATGGCGAGGGTTTCCCCCTGAGCCCTGTGTACTTCCTAGCTTCTCCCACCTAGCTGGGAGATCTCAGAAACCAGGGAAGTATTTCCCATGGTTGGGGGGGGTCCCTCTGTAGAGAGAGCGGGACCTGAATACGGCGGCTCGCATCGGCCAGTCCCTTGTGAAGCAGAACAATGTCCTGATGGAGGAGAACAGCAAGCTGGAAGCCATgctgggctcagccagggaggAGGTAactgggcagggaggagggggtggggggtacGCCATCTCAGACCTACCTACATCCCCCTCCTGCCGGGACCCGCGCCTGCCCCTGCCTGTGTCCTGACCCAgggctcctctcccctctgccagATTTTACACCTCAGACACCAGGTGAGCCTGCGGGATGACCTCCTCCAGCTCTACTCAGACTCTGatgatgaggaggaagaggaggaggatgaggaagaggaagaagaggaagaggaggaggaagaggaggaggaggaggaagagcagcagcATGATCTTCCCTATGAAGCCCCCGAGCCGTGAGTGGTCTGCCTGTGCACCCCGAtgctcccttctctgagcctcagtttcctttttagCAAACAGGGACACAGACAGTGTCACTACCAGCAGGATTGCTGGGGCTAGTTGAGACCACCACACTCAGCCTGGGTGGGAGAGCCCAgggtgtgctgggccctgggtccCAACTCCCTGACCCCTGACTCccattgctccctcccctaggACACCTCTGACGGAGTCGGAGTCGCTGCACCACTGCCCGCAGCTGGAAGCCCTGCAGGAGCAGctgaggctgctggaggaggagaacGACCAGCTGAGAGAGGAGGTGAGGATGGGGGAAGAGGGTGCGCCCGCAGGCAGGGGGTGTTGActcccctgccccttcctctctcccttcctccaggcctCTCAGCTCGACGCCcttgaggaggaggagcagatgcTTATTCTGGATTGTGTGGAGCAGTTTTGTACGTGAAATTGCAACTTGGGGTCGGGGGCTGTCccaaggagcagagggaagaactCAGGTCTTGGGGTCTGGAGGCCTGAGTTCAAGTCTAATCCCAGCTCCggcacttcctagctgtgtgagcttgggcaagttccttgacctctctgaaccttcaTCTTTAGAAGGAGGATTGATAATCTCGGTCCTACTGACCTCTCCAGGGGCACAGCTGAAGATGTACTTTGTGCAAACTGTAAAGAGCTATACAGAAACTTTGAATCTCCTCTCAGCCAGTCTCCTTTTGTTATTTGgggcaggaagagaaagggggCTGCAAgcgaggaagggagggagccGTGAGCTGCCAGAGACCAGGTACCCCGAGCACTGGGGTTGGGGCAGGTCAGAGTTGTATTTTAGGTGGTggctgtgcctggcactgtgcatTTATGAAGGTGAGCGAGGCACAGTGTCCCTGAGGAGCTCAAGTCTAGCTGGGGTGATGCCCACTCAAGGTGGCAGCTGAACTCATGCTGTTCCACTCACCCCAGACCTGACATTCCTTCCCTGGGGGTTCCCCAGCTTCCTGAGTGGCCCCATGGGTCCCCAGGCGCCTGGAGGAGGAGCCAGTCGTGGAGTTCTGTTCCTTCTACCTCCTAGGACAGCCTCAgtgtccttcctcctcccctccccggctGCCTCTGGCCCAGGCCCCCTCTTAACTGGgcttcctgccttccctcctgcccttccAGTCTCTTCTGCACACAGCccaaatgatttttctaaaaccAGATCTGACtatgtcactcctctgcctaAAACCCCCACATGGCTTCCGATTGGCCCAAGGATGAGCACCCACCTGCCCACTGCCCCAGCCACGCCCCCTCCCAGGGTCCCCTGATGCCTCTGGGCCTCTCCACACCCTGCCTGGGCCACGTCCGTCCTTCTGCCTGGTGGAGCCCTACTTGCCCTGTGGAGGTCTTAGCTTCGCAGACCTTGCAAGGCTGGGTTGTGTGTTGCAGACTTGACCTCCGATGCGCCCTTTACAGGCGCCCCATCATAGCCCATAGTGTGCACCACTGTGATTTCCTTTTCCATCAGTCTCCCGCTAGACTTGAGTTCAGTGTGGGCTGGGACCAGGTCATGTTGACTGCTCACCCAGTGCCCTGCTCAGTGTCagtcaatgaacatttattgaaaagaagaCCTGAGGGAGGAATGCCAAGCCCTGTGGAGTCAAGGGGACTCTGCAGGAGCTGAGGGGTGGGGACAGACAGAAGCATCTGGGAGGGGCACACTGTTCCCCAAAGGCTGGGGGAGCCAGGGCTGACCTTCTCACCCCCACTCGTCCCCAGCTGAGGCCAGCCAGCAGATGGCTGAGCTGTCGGAGGTGCTGGCGCTCAGGATGGAGAACCATGACCAGCAGCAGAGGGAGGTCAGCCAGCTGCGGACGCAGGTCATGAAGCTGCAGCAGCGCTGCCAGCTGGTGCGTCGGGTTGTGTGCGGGGCTCCCTCCTCCTGTCACCGCCTGTGGGACCCAAGCCCCCTTCTCCTGCCCCACCTCATGGAGCTCCCGGCTCAGCCAGGCCCAAGGCCCCTCCCTGTATCAGTCAGAGCTGGAGGAGACCTCAGAGAGCCCCTCATTCTGCCCCCTTCACTGCCCCAAGTTAGggaccgaggcccagagagggtcacAGGGTCTTCCAGGAACTAGACTGCGTGACTGCCCCTCCTTGTTTGGCCTTAGTTCCTGTGACTTCTTAAAGGCCTGCCAAAGATTCTCTGATGTGCCCGGGAGGACTGGCGGGAAGCGGGGGTGTACGGGGTGGGGAGGCCTCGGGCGGGGCTTCagtggttgtgggtccttccagtacGGGGCTGAGACTGAGAAGTTGCAGCAGCAACTGGCTTCGGAGAAGGAAATCCAGATGCAGCTCCAGGATGAGGTGAGGCTCCCCAGGGGTTCCCGCCCCAGGCTGGGGGTCTCGAGGCCCCTGGGGCCACCTGAATCGCCAGAGAGGACAAGCTTCTTGCAGCAGGGCCTGGGTCTGTCCCTTAACGTGCCCTCAGTGACGGGCACGGGGCCTGGCAGGTGGCAGTTCCGTTGGGGTCTGTGTGGAGTGGTGCCCGGGGTCCCCTGCATGTTGTTAGGTGCATCCAGAATCTGGCTTCCCAGCCCCCTGGGGAGAGAGTGGGCAGGGCATACTGGGCTGGGTGCACCTGGGTCCCAACGGAGCCTGCGGGCGGGTTCCCAGCTGCAGGACCTGCGGGAGAAGTACACGGAGTGTGGGGGCATGCTGATTGAGGCCCGGGAGGAGGTGAAGACCCTCCGCCAGCAAGCCCCGGTGTCCACTGGCTCTGTCACCCACTATACATACACTGTGCCTCTGGTGAGGAcccccagctgctgcctctgcctcgTGTGCCCTGTGTCTCAGCCCTGCTGGCCGATTTCGAGCTTCAGTCCCTTTCTGTGCCTGGCAGTGTGGGCGGGGGTGCTGTGGGGGTCCCCTGCTAATGTCACCCCATGTCCAATGCAGGAGGCACTTCCTAGTTTCCAGGAGACCCTGGCTGAGGAGCTCAGAATGTCTATAAGGAGAATTATCTCAGACCCTGTGTTTTTTATGGAAAGGTATGCAACGGGACCCCAGACCCTTGCCTGACCCCCTCACTCTTGCCTTTCCTGTCGTGGGAGGGGGTTTGCCTTCCTGCTTCTGACCCTCCTTCCCCCTAAGgccctcttcctgcctccctacACCTGCCTCCTCCAGCACCCAGCCCCTTCCACTCACCACCCTTTCTTCTATCCGCACAGTCTGGGTCCGTCATTTCTCCCTGGGATTTTTTTACATGAGGGGGCCCCGGGGACTTTGCACTTTCAGCCTCCATTGCCTTGGGACTCTAAAGGCCCTTTTCTCTGTTGAAGGAATTATGAAACGACTACAGAGGAGACGTCCAACCTGGGGTAAGCTGGCCCAGGGGCTGTCCCTCACCTTTCGGCAGCCAGATAACCACCTGCAGCAGCTTCTGTGACCCCATGACTCTGGAGACGGCCCCGCTCTCTGGGCTGGCTGGGCTGAACGTTGTTCTGGGAAGGAGCTGCTCCCTTTTCATTCTAGTCTTGCCCCATAGGTGGCCGTCTGATTTAAGGCTGCTCCACATGGGGACCAAAGCGTTCCCTTCACCTGACCAGGGCCTGAGAGGCAAATGGGCACTGGCCTAGGAGCTGGGAACATCTGGGTCTGAGTCCCAGCTTGGCCCCTTtactggctgtgtgtccttgggcaagtcacttgacctgTCTGAGCCTTACTGAAATGGATTTGTTCCTATGGCAGCTAGCTGTGGGATGGGTTGTGAAGGTTAAACAGTGAAGGAGGGGACAGAGAGGATGTTATCCTTGCTGGTCTCTTCCGTTCAGCAGGGTAGGTGTACTCTGGGAAGACGGGGCCTCTGCAGAGTTGGTGACCATTCTCCCCACCAGGGGCGTGGGATGGGTGTGGGAAGCCTCACAGCTGGTACccagctcccctctcccctgGCTGGGACAGAACTGGTGAGTGACCACCAGGGTCTCTGTGTAGACTGGGGCAGATTGCAGGAGAGCTCCTCAGTCCCAGGGGCTGGAGATGTCCCAGGGGGAGCggaagagggggctgggggccctgTCTGGGGTGGGCTTTCCGGGGTATGCAAAGACTTTCCCGTCTCCTCGCCCAGGTACGAGCTGCGCTACGGTGAGGTGCGGGAGCAAGAACAGGAGTTCGAGGCTGAGGAGGGTCTGATGCCGGCAGAGGATTTTGTGCCGGCGGAAAATTTCGTGCCTGCGGAAGACTTGGTGCCTGAGGAAGAGCTGGGGGCCACAGAGGAGGTGGTACCAGCCGAGGAGGAGGTGACGGAAGAGGCAGAGCTTGTGTCAGAGGAGGCGGaggcctgggaggaggtggagccgGAGCTGGATGAGACAAGGCGGACCAATGTGGTgacctcagccctggaggccagcGGCTTGGGCCCTGCGCACCTGGACATGAAGTATGTCCTCCAGCAACTGGCCAGCTGGCAGGACGCCCATTACAGGCGGCAGCTGAGGCAGAAGATGCTCCAGAAAGGTGAGTGCTCCCGTGGGGGCCTCCCTCCGGCCAGCCAGACAAGCTGCAGATCGTCAAGCCGATGAGAGGTGAGGGTAGGTGAGCCCCCCAAGTGCTCACTTACCCTAGGCTGGCCCCACCCAGCGTGATGATTTGCATGGACTTTGCATATCATTTGCATAGGCACCTCAGGTCCCCCTCAGCAGGAACTGTGACCCCAGTGCTAATTTACATGGAATTTACGTAGGATTCCAGATCTCCAcctccttttctccctggggctgggctgggggtctGGGCTGCAGCCCCCCACTGCACTTCAGCTTCCTGTCTCTGCCCACTCCCTTCCCTtatcccccacccctgcctccccccatccccaaggCTCCCCAACCctgcagcagtggcagcagcggGCCAAAACAAACATGGGGGGCGGGATCGTggagcagcagcccagggtgcCCACCCAGGACTTTCggaggctggaggaggacagGGTCAACCAccctcccagggcctgggaggaagAGGGGCCTTCTGGGGCCACCCAGGCCATTGGGACGAAGGCCTCCGCCAGCAAGGGCCACGGTCGGACCAGTCCCCTGGGTGAGTCTGAAGGTGGGCTCCTacagggtgggggtggtgggtcAGGGTCTCCTCTCCCCAGCTTGAAACCCTGAAGTCCGGGGAGCTGCACCTGCTGAGTGCCATGTGAGCCCTGCTTTTAAGGAGCTTGCAGGAGTGTCAAAGAGGATTTAGTGACGTGCagtatctcctttaatcctcacccCCCCATAGGTAGGTGTGATCATCCCCATTTATTTGGTGAGGTTCAGAGAGTGAAAGCAActcattcaaggtcacacagctagagtgGACCTGAGCCTCTTCTCCTCACTACTATGCCGTTAGACTTTCCTGGTCCATCCCCACCTCTGACCCTGTCCTGGGGCCTGCCTGGCCTTCTGGGTCAGCCATGCAGTTGATAATCTGTTGCCAGCCTCATCATTATGTGTGGCCGCCCCCACTCTGATGGCGCTTTGGTCACCAATGGGTGGCTTCCCTCTTCAGGGCTGCCATGCAAGGTTGTGCAGTTTGTAACCTGAATGGTGACCTCTATGGCCAGGCAGTGGGCGGCCTGCATAACCACCAATGGTGGCTGtctctttctgaaatagctgaccaggcccagcccctgcccgCTGCCCAGGCCACGCCTGTGGTCCTCAGGCCCCCGGTTCATGTCCATGCCCCCTTCTCTTCCAGGCTTTGCTGTTTCCCAGCAGCCTGCAGAGGCCCCACAGACAGCCTGAGGCCCCTCCTTCCGCTGCCTGGCCAAGTCCCACCTGCCCCAGaccctccttcccatcctccaAAACAGGACTCCCTGTCTGTCACCAGCCCTCCCTCTGTCCTGATGACTCTGGGCCGGAGCTTTAGGGCCCAAGCCTTGACCCTCTTCTGGGAGAGGTTGAAGGAACCCCGGCCCTCATTCTGCAGCTGGTGCAGAAGCTGTGGCTGCTGGGCCTGGATCACATGGTGGCCCAGGGGGCGGGAAAAACCCCGGGGGAGGCCCTCCAGCTACCAGACCCAGCTCTGAGAGGGTGGCGGGGCTCTGGCGCTGGGTATAGGACGTTGTTCTGAGCAGTCTCCTAACAACATGCCCCCCGGCACCCTCCAAGTTCAAGGTGGCTCCCAAGTTCTTGTTGACTTCTGGGACCTGGCCCCCTCCCCCAATTCTTGGCCCTTTTTCTCAGTCTCTGATTACTGTTTGCAACTGGAAGTGTCTCGCGTGGGTGAGGACTCCCTCTGCCTAGTGGCCTGTGAGTGTCCAGGCTCCTGCCTAAGGCCCAGCCCCGCCCTCCCACTGTCCCCCCTTCAG
It includes:
- the HAP1 gene encoding huntingtin-associated protein 1 isoform X7; the encoded protein is MRPKECGQSCAGDRPGPGPGDPAAVTPALPPAAGPAPEPSAEPGPAPAQAPAAEQGVGSGSPSVSGPSDGVRPASEAGSEAGAQRGSAFSAVQGNAQSVPGNSDVPWTRFIFQGPFGPRATGLGTGKAADIWKTPAAYIGRRPGVSGPERAAFIRELEEVLCPDRPPPVKKITPEDVKVMLNLLEERERDLNTAARIGQSLVKQNNVLMEENSKLEAMLGSAREEILHLRHQVSLRDDLLQLYSDSDDEEEEEEDEEEEEEEEEEEEEEEEEEQQHDLPYEAPEPTPLTESESLHHCPQLEALQEQLRLLEEENDQLREEASQLDALEEEEQMLILDCVEQFSEASQQMAELSEVLALRMENHDQQQREVSQLRTQVMKLQQRCQLYGAETEKLQQQLASEKEIQMQLQDEEALPSFQETLAEELRMSIRRIISDPVFFMERNYETTTEETSNLGYELRYGEVREQEQEFEAEEGLMPAEDFVPAENFVPAEDLVPEEELGATEEVVPAEEEVTEEAELVSEEAEAWEEVEPELDETRRTNVVTSALEASGLGPAHLDMKYVLQQLASWQDAHYRRQLRQKMLQKAVAAAGQNKHGGRDRGAAAQGAHPGLSEAGGGQGQPPSQGLGGRGAFWGHPGHWDEGLRQQGPRSDQSPGLCCFPAACRGPTDSLRPLLPLPGQVPPAPDPPSHPPKQDSLSVTSPPSVLMTLGRSFRAQALTLFWERLKEPRPSFCSWCRSCGCWAWITWWPRGREKPRGRPSSYQTQL
- the HAP1 gene encoding huntingtin-associated protein 1 isoform X2; this translates as MRPKECGQSCAGDRPGPGPGDPAAVTPALPPAAGPAPEPSAEPGPAPAQAPAAEQGVGSGSPSVSGPSDGVRPASEAGSEAGAQRGSAFSAVQGNAQSVPGNSDVPWTRFIFQGPFGPRATGLGTGKAADIWKTPAAYIGRRPGVSGPERAAFIRELEEVLCPDRPPPVKKITPEDVKVMLNLLEESLVKQNNVLMEENSKLEAMLGSAREEILHLRHQVSLRDDLLQLYSDSDDEEEEEEDEEEEEEEEEEEEEEEEEEQQHDLPYEAPEPTPLTESESLHHCPQLEALQEQLRLLEEENDQLREEASQLDALEEEEQMLILDCVEQFSEASQQMAELSEVLALRMENHDQQQREVSQLRTQVMKLQQRCQLYGAETEKLQQQLASEKEIQMQLQDELQDLREKYTECGGMLIEAREEVKTLRQQAPVSTGSVTHYTYTVPLEALPSFQETLAEELRMSIRRIISDPVFFMERNYETTTEETSNLGRVGVLWEDGASAELVTILPTRGVGWVWEASQLVPSSPLPWLGQNWYELRYGEVREQEQEFEAEEGLMPAEDFVPAENFVPAEDLVPEEELGATEEVVPAEEEVTEEAELVSEEAEAWEEVEPELDETRRTNVVTSALEASGLGPAHLDMKYVLQQLASWQDAHYRRQLRQKMLQKAVAAAGQNKHGGRDRGAAAQGAHPGLSEAGGGQGQPPSQGLGGRGAFWGHPGHWDEGLRQQGPRSDQSPGLCCFPAACRGPTDSLRPLLPLPGQVPPAPDPPSHPPKQDSLSVTSPPSVLMTLGRSFRAQALTLFWERLKEPRPSFCSWCRSCGCWAWITWWPRGREKPRGRPSSYQTQL
- the HAP1 gene encoding huntingtin-associated protein 1 isoform X14, which encodes MRPKECGQSCAGDRPGPGPGDPAAVTPALPPAAGPAPEPSAEPGPAPAQAPAAEQGVGSGSPSVSGPSDGVRPASEAGSEAGAQRGSAFSAVQGNAQSVPGNSDVPWTRFIFQGPFGPRATGLGTGKAADIWKTPAAYIGRRPGVSGPERAAFIRELEEVLCPDRPPPVKKITPEDVKVMLNLLEERERDLNTAARIGQSLVKQNNVLMEENSKLEAMLGSAREEILHLRHQVSLRDDLLQLYSDSDDEEEEEEDEEEEEEEEEEEEEEEEEEQQHDLPYEAPEPTPLTESESLHHCPQLEALQEQLRLLEEENDQLREEASQLDALEEEEQMLILDCVEQFSEASQQMAELSEVLALRMENHDQQQREVSQLRTQVMKLQQRCQLYGAETEKLQQQLASEKEIQMQLQDEEALPSFQETLAEELRMSIRRIISDPVFFMERNYETTTEETSNLGYELRYGEVREQEQEFEAEEGLMPAEDFVPAENFVPAEDLVPEEELGATEEVVPAEEEVTEEAELVSEEAEAWEEVEPELDETRRTNVVTSALEASGLGPAHLDMKYVLQQLASWQDAHYRRQLRQKMLQKGFAVSQQPAEAPQTA
- the HAP1 gene encoding huntingtin-associated protein 1 isoform X12 encodes the protein MRPKECGQSCAGDRPGPGPGDPAAVTPALPPAAGPAPEPSAEPGPAPAQAPAAEQGVGSGSPSVSGPSDGVRPASEAGSEAGAQRGSAFSAVQGNAQSVPGNSDVPWTRFIFQGPFGPRATGLGTGKAADIWKTPAAYIGRRPGVSGPERAAFIRELEEVLCPDRPPPVKKITPEDVKVMLNLLEESLVKQNNVLMEENSKLEAMLGSAREEILHLRHQVSLRDDLLQLYSDSDDEEEEEEDEEEEEEEEEEEEEEEEEEQQHDLPYEAPEPTPLTESESLHHCPQLEALQEQLRLLEEENDQLREEASQLDALEEEEQMLILDCVEQFSEASQQMAELSEVLALRMENHDQQQREVSQLRTQVMKLQQRCQLYGAETEKLQQQLASEKEIQMQLQDEEALPSFQETLAEELRMSIRRIISDPVFFMERNYETTTEETSNLGYELRYGEVREQEQEFEAEEGLMPAEDFVPAENFVPAEDLVPEEELGATEEVVPAEEEVTEEAELVSEEAEAWEEVEPELDETRRTNVVTSALEASGLGPAHLDMKYVLQQLASWQDAHYRRQLRQKMLQKGSPTLQQWQQRAKTNMGGGIVEQQPRVPTQDFRRLEEDRVNHPPRAWEEEGPSGATQAIGTKASASKGHGRTSPLGFAVSQQPAEAPQTA
- the HAP1 gene encoding huntingtin-associated protein 1 isoform X8, coding for MRPKECGQSCAGDRPGPGPGDPAAVTPALPPAAGPAPEPSAEPGPAPAQAPAAEQGVGSGSPSVSGPSDGVRPASEAGSEAGAQRGSAFSAVQGNAQSVPGNSDVPWTRFIFQGPFGPRATGLGTGKAADIWKTPAAYIGRRPGVSGPERAAFIRELEEVLCPDRPPPVKKITPEDVKVMLNLLEERERDLNTAARIGQSLVKQNNVLMEENSKLEAMLGSAREEILHLRHQVSLRDDLLQLYSDSDDEEEEEEDEEEEEEEEEEEEEEEEEEQQHDLPYEAPEPTPLTESESLHHCPQLEALQEQLRLLEEENDQLREEASQLDALEEEEQMLILDCVEQFSEASQQMAELSEVLALRMENHDQQQREVSQLRTQVMKLQQRCQLYGAETEKLQQQLASEKEIQMQLQDELQDLREKYTECGGMLIEAREEVKTLRQQAPVSTGSVTHYTYTVPLEALPSFQETLAEELRMSIRRIISDPVFFMERNYETTTEETSNLGYELRYGEVREQEQEFEAEEGLMPAEDFVPAENFVPAEDLVPEEELGATEEVVPAEEEVTEEAELVSEEAEAWEEVEPELDETRRTNVVTSALEASGLGPAHLDMKYVLQQLASWQDAHYRRQLRQKMLQKGSPTLQQWQQRAKTNMGGGIVEQQPRVPTQDFRRLEEDRVNHPPRAWEEEGPSGATQAIGTKASASKGHGRTSPLGFAVSQQPAEAPQTA
- the HAP1 gene encoding huntingtin-associated protein 1 isoform X11 gives rise to the protein MRPKECGQSCAGDRPGPGPGDPAAVTPALPPAAGPAPEPSAEPGPAPAQAPAAEQGVGSGSPSVSGPSDGVRPASEAGSEAGAQRGSAFSAVQGNAQSVPGNSDVPWTRFIFQGPFGPRATGLGTGKAADIWKTPAAYIGRRPGVSGPERAAFIRELEEVLCPDRPPPVKKITPEDVKVMLNLLEERERDLNTAARIGQSLVKQNNVLMEENSKLEAMLGSAREEILHLRHQVSLRDDLLQLYSDSDDEEEEEEDEEEEEEEEEEEEEEEEEEQQHDLPYEAPEPTPLTESESLHHCPQLEALQEQLRLLEEENDQLREEASQLDALEEEEQMLILDCVEQFSEASQQMAELSEVLALRMENHDQQQREVSQLRTQVMKLQQRCQLYGAETEKLQQQLASEKEIQMQLQDEEALPSFQETLAEELRMSIRRIISDPVFFMERNYETTTEETSNLGYELRYGEVREQEQEFEAEEGLMPAEDFVPAENFVPAEDLVPEEELGATEEVVPAEEEVTEEAELVSEEAEAWEEVEPELDETRRTNVVTSALEASGLGPAHLDMKYVLQQLASWQDAHYRRQLRQKMLQKGSPTLQQWQQRAKTNMGGGIVEQQPRVPTQDFRRLEEDRVNHPPRAWEEEGPSGATQAIGTKASASKGHGRTSPLGFAVSQQPAEAPQTA
- the HAP1 gene encoding huntingtin-associated protein 1 isoform X9 — protein: MRPKECGQSCAGDRPGPGPGDPAAVTPALPPAAGPAPEPSAEPGPAPAQAPAAEQGVGSGSPSVSGPSDGVRPASEAGSEAGAQRGSAFSAVQGNAQSVPGNSDVPWTRFIFQGPFGPRATGLGTGKAADIWKTPAAYIGRRPGVSGPERAAFIRELEEVLCPDRPPPVKKITPEDVKVMLNLLEESLVKQNNVLMEENSKLEAMLGSAREEILHLRHQVSLRDDLLQLYSDSDDEEEEEEDEEEEEEEEEEEEEEEEEEQQHDLPYEAPEPTPLTESESLHHCPQLEALQEQLRLLEEENDQLREEASQLDALEEEEQMLILDCVEQFSEASQQMAELSEVLALRMENHDQQQREVSQLRTQVMKLQQRCQLYGAETEKLQQQLASEKEIQMQLQDELQDLREKYTECGGMLIEAREEVKTLRQQAPVSTGSVTHYTYTVPLEALPSFQETLAEELRMSIRRIISDPVFFMERNYETTTEETSNLGYELRYGEVREQEQEFEAEEGLMPAEDFVPAENFVPAEDLVPEEELGATEEVVPAEEEVTEEAELVSEEAEAWEEVEPELDETRRTNVVTSALEASGLGPAHLDMKYVLQQLASWQDAHYRRQLRQKMLQKGSPTLQQWQQRAKTNMGGGIVEQQPRVPTQDFRRLEEDRVNHPPRAWEEEGPSGATQAIGTKASASKGHGRTSPLGFAVSQQPAEAPQTA